In Carassius auratus strain Wakin unplaced genomic scaffold, ASM336829v1 scaf_tig00000876, whole genome shotgun sequence, the following proteins share a genomic window:
- the apobec2b gene encoding C->U-editing enzyme APOBEC-2b, with the protein MADKKDSKIPSKSGLIKKKEKKLEKVESKPEKEKEKNKDKGEKVTKKPEKTPENPQINETMPQGNGEVADGAKGPVKDEEFELEPMELPPFEIIIGDRMNPTFFKFQFKNVEYSSGRNKTFLCYQVDIHGGSAETEGLRGYLEDEHSGSHAEEAFFHQVLAYYDKSLHYTVTWYTSSSPCASCSAKLVEILRARKTMRLNIHCSRLFQWEEAEIQAGLQALVRAGCKIRMMRPVDFAYVWSTFVENEEDNFTPWEDCQDSYDYYDERLCDILK; encoded by the exons ATGGCGGACAAAAAGGACAGCAAGATCCCCAGTAAGAGCGGCCtgataaagaagaaagaaaagaaattggAGAAAGTAGAGAGTAAACCtgaaaaggagaaagaaaagaacaaagatAAAGGAGAAAAGGTGACAAAGAAGCCAGAGAAGACCCCAGAAAATCCGCAAATAAATGAGACGATGCCTCAAGGAAATGGGGAAGTAGCAGATGGTGCCAAAGGCCCTGTCAAAGATGAGGAGTTTGAGCTGGAGCCTATGGAGCTGCCTCCATTCGAGATCATTATAGG AGACCGAATGAACCCGACCTTCTTTAAGTTCCAATTTAAAAATGTGGAATATTCCTCTGGACGCAACAAGACCTTCCTGTGCTACCAGGTAGACATTCATGGAGGCTCTGCAGAGACAGAAGGCCTTCGTGGTTACTTGGAGGATGAGCATTCAGGTTCACATGCTGAAGAGGCCTTCTTTCATCAAGTGCTGGCCTATTATGACAAGTCACTCCACTACACAGTGACCTGGTACACGTCCTCGAGCCCTTGCGCATCCTGCTCTGCTAAGCTCGTAGAGATCTTGCGAGCTCGCAAGACAATGCGCCTTAATATCCACTGCTCCCGTCTCTTCCAGTGGGAGGAAGCAGAGATACAGGCTGGACTTCAGGCGCTAGTTAGGGCAGGGTGTAAAATACGCATGATGAGGCCTGTGGATTTTGCGTATGTTTGGTCTACGTTCGTTGAGAACGAGGAAGATAACTTTACACCCTGGGAGGACTGTCAAGATAGCTATGATTATTATGATGAGAGATTGTGTGATATTTTAAAGTAG
- the oard1 gene encoding ADP-ribose glycohydrolase OARD1, whose amino-acid sequence MSLLKCQRNLGGRILWMKLMCRSGWRLLHKRGDLFTCPPTDALAHCISEDCRMGAGIAVLFKKTFGRVDELLAQKKQPGQCAVLRISERFVYYLVTKKKYNQKPTYDNLRQSLVSMREHCLANGVNSISMPRIGCGLDKLKWENVSSIITEVFQDTQISITVYTI is encoded by the exons ATGTCCCTGCTCAAATGTCAAAGGAATCTGGGAGGCAGAATCCTGTGGATGAAG CTGATGTGCAGATCAGGATGGCGGCTGCTGCACAAGAGAGGAGATTTGTTCACCTGTCCACCCACCGATGCCCTGGCGCACTGCATCAGTGAAGACTGCCGCATGGGAGCAGGGATCGCTGTGCTCTTCAAGAAGACCTTCGGACGAGTAGATGAGCTTCTGGCTCAGA AGAAGCAACCTGGGCAGTGTGCTGTCCTGAGAATATCAGAGCGTTTTGTGTACTACTTG GTCACAAAGAAAAAGTACAACCAAAAACCCACTTATGACAATCTCAGACAGAGCCTCGTGTCTATGAGGGAACACTGCTTGGCCAATGGCGTTAACAGTATATCCATGCCTCG GATTGGCTGTGGTCTGGATAAACTGAAATGGGAAAATGTGTCTTCCATTATCACAGAAGTCTTCCAGGACACACAAATCTCCATCACTGTGTACACAATCTAG